TTTACGTGTTTTAGCCATAAACACCTCTATTTATTATTCTTCGTTAGATATGTCGTCAAGTGGCATGACATCCACATCTTGTTGGTTTACTTCAACTGACTCTTCAGTAGAGACAACTGCCGCTTCGTCTGCCAAAGCTTGCTGAGCTTCCATTTCTTCGTATTCAGTTGCAGACTTAATGTCAATGCGGTAACCTGTTAAATGAGCCGCTAAGCGAACATTTTGACCACGACGACCAATAGCCAGTGATAATTTGTTATCAGGTACAACAACAGTTGCACGTTTGCTGTTTTCTTCGTCGAAGAGAACCATATCAACTTCAGCAGGGGCAATAGCATTGTAGATAAACTCTGCTGGATCTTCAACCCACTGGATAACATCAATGTTTTCCTCAACAGGTACTTCAATGCCTGTTTTAGCATCAATACGGGTTGGATGGAATTTGCTGATAACCTTCTTAATGTTTGAACCACCACGACCAACAATCGTACCGATAGCATCAACATTAGGATTGTGGCTGCGAACTGCAACTTTTGTACGATCCCCAGCTTCACGAGAAACACTCATGATTTCCACTGTACCATCAAAGACTTCGGGGATTTCTTGCTCCATAATGCGTTTGATGAATTCAGGATGGCTACGACTAACGAAAACATTGACACCTCGAGGATTGTTTTCTACCTTGTAGACATAAACTTCAATACGATCATGTGATTTGAAGGTTTCACCTGGGATTTGGTCTTGATGCGACAATTGTGCTTCAAGTGATCCAAGATTAACGTAGATAAAGCGTTGGTCAAAGCGCTCAACTGTACCTGTCATGATTTCACCTTCATGCTCCTTGTACTCGTTGAAAGTCACTTCACGCATTTGCTTGCGCATTTTTTCCATGATGGTTTGTTTAGCTGATTGCGCTGCAACACGACCAAATTCAGTCACAGACTCTTCAAAACGAATCTTATCACCTAATTCATAAGCTGAACTGATGGCTAAAGCGTCTTTTAAACTAATCTCAAGTCGACTATCAAAAACTTCATCGACAACTTCACGAACCGTATATACCTGGAAATCAGCAGTCTTTTCATTGAATTCAATAACACAGCTTTCCGCCTGACCATAGCGGCGTTTGTAGGCTGATTTCAAGGATTCCGTTACGGCATCAATGATATCTTCTTTATTAATGTGCTTTTCTTCTTCCAAAATACGGAAGGCTTCTAACATTTCTTTACTCATGCTTGTCTCGCCTTAATAATTAAGGCAATTCCTTTCTTTTCTGAATGATTAGGTTATAGTTTTACCGCTAAGCGGGCTTTGGCAACCGTTTGATAGGGAATATCAACAGTTTTATGCCGCGTCTTATCCAAGTAATCAATGGTCAGATTTTCACCATCAAAGGCGAGTAAATCTCCCTCAAAAACTTTGACTTTATCGATAGCTTTATAAAGACTAACATTAACATAGGAACCGACTGCGTTTTCCAATGCTTCCTTAGTTTTCAGTGGACGTTCTAAACCTGGACTAGACACTTCCAAAAAATATTGTTCTGGGAAGGGATCTGGTTTTATGGTATCTAGTAGCGGACTGATAACATCGGTTAATTCTGCCGTATCATCTACAGAGATACCACCAGGTTTGTCAACAAGAATACTAAGGACATAATCGCCACCCATTTTGCCATACTCGACATCAACCACCTCGTAAGGAGCCTTGATATGAGGCGTAACCAACTCAGTTACCTGTTCAACTATTGTTGCGATAATAATCCCTCCTTGCACAGACAAGAGGCGAAGTAATAACCTCGCCCCTTTCTCATTATTTTAATTAATCATATCACAATAGCTAGCAACTTGCAAGTCTAAAGAGTCCAGAATGCTTGTTCTCTCAGTATCTAATCTTCCTTAGCTAAATCGCCATTAATATCAAAGGTATACTTATGACCTTGTGTTAGACTTTGATAAAATCCTTTACCTTCATATAGCTGAAAAACACGAACATTTTCCCTTTCCTTATGATTAGGATAAACTTGCTCGACAAATGGATTTCCTGCTAAAACCTCTTCTAACTTTTCTTCCCCTAATTCACGTACTCTTCCTTCAACGCGAATCACTTGGATTAAGTAATCCTCTTGATGCATGCCCGTTATGGCAATATTAGGGTTTCCTTGTAATTGCTTATAAAATCGAGTTGTGGGACTTGTCATGAAAAAAATCCCCTTTTCATTTGCCAAGCCAATGTGAATAAAGCGAGCATGAGGGTGTCCTGCCGAATCCGTAGAGGCAATCACCGATGGAGACATTTTAGTTTCCAACAAATTCAAAATTTCTTTAACTTTCATAGCTACCTCCTTTTTTTGAAACCGTTTAACTTGTTACTATTATAACATAATCGAAAATAAAAAGAAGCAAAGATGAAAGATTCCTAGCTTCTTTAGTCTTTATTGAATTTGGTAGGTGAATGGGGGCGAATACCCCAAAACCTTGATATACCAATGCGATAAAAGGAGAGGAGGGGATTCGAACCCCCGAGCCCCGTTAAGGACTACACGCTTTCCAAGCGTGCGCACTCGGCCACTATGCGACCTCTCCATCAAAAAGCGGAAATTTCCGCTTAACTATTAAAATTGTGCTTCAACCCGGTAAATCACTTGACCTTTTTCAGAGAACTTCTGCTCGTACTCGGTCATCACATTACTTTCATAGTTACTAGCATGTAAATCTAGCCAAACCTGCTTCAAGGTCATACCATATTGAGAAAAACTAGCTAGGCTATATTCAAATAAGCCACGGTTATCGGTCTTGAAATGAATTTCACCGTGTTCTGGCAAGATTTGCTGATAGGTCTCTAAGAAAGTCTTGTACGTCAAACGGCGTTTTTCATGTCTTGTCTTAGGCCATGGATCTGAGAAATTCAAATACATAAGAGCCACTTCACCATCTTCAAAATAATTGGTTAAGCTTGAACCATCAACACGAAGCAAACGAACGTTTGGCGCCTGACTTTCAATCACTTTATCTAAAGCATAACTGAGAACAGAAACTTGGATATCAATACCAATGTAGTTAATATTGGGATTCTGCAAGGCCATTCCCGTAATGAAAGCACCTTTTCCAGAACCAACTTCAATA
The sequence above is drawn from the Streptococcus pluranimalium genome and encodes:
- the nusA gene encoding transcription termination factor NusA yields the protein MSKEMLEAFRILEEEKHINKEDIIDAVTESLKSAYKRRYGQAESCVIEFNEKTADFQVYTVREVVDEVFDSRLEISLKDALAISSAYELGDKIRFEESVTEFGRVAAQSAKQTIMEKMRKQMREVTFNEYKEHEGEIMTGTVERFDQRFIYVNLGSLEAQLSHQDQIPGETFKSHDRIEVYVYKVENNPRGVNVFVSRSHPEFIKRIMEQEIPEVFDGTVEIMSVSREAGDRTKVAVRSHNPNVDAIGTIVGRGGSNIKKVISKFHPTRIDAKTGIEVPVEENIDVIQWVEDPAEFIYNAIAPAEVDMVLFDEENSKRATVVVPDNKLSLAIGRRGQNVRLAAHLTGYRIDIKSATEYEEMEAQQALADEAAVVSTEESVEVNQQDVDVMPLDDISNEE
- the rimP gene encoding ribosome maturation factor RimP, whose product is MQGGIIIATIVEQVTELVTPHIKAPYEVVDVEYGKMGGDYVLSILVDKPGGISVDDTAELTDVISPLLDTIKPDPFPEQYFLEVSSPGLERPLKTKEALENAVGSYVNVSLYKAIDKVKVFEGDLLAFDGENLTIDYLDKTRHKTVDIPYQTVAKARLAVKL
- the trmB gene encoding tRNA (guanosine(46)-N7)-methyltransferase TrmB, which produces MRVRKRKGAEDYLENHPQYVILNPEDAKGKWHLVFGNDNPIHIEVGSGKGAFITGMALQNPNINYIGIDIQVSVLSYALDKVIESQAPNVRLLRVDGSSLTNYFEDGEVALMYLNFSDPWPKTRHEKRRLTYKTFLETYQQILPEHGEIHFKTDNRGLFEYSLASFSQYGMTLKQVWLDLHASNYESNVMTEYEQKFSEKGQVIYRVEAQF
- a CDS encoding pyridoxamine 5'-phosphate oxidase family protein → MKVKEILNLLETKMSPSVIASTDSAGHPHARFIHIGLANEKGIFFMTSPTTRFYKQLQGNPNIAITGMHQEDYLIQVIRVEGRVRELGEEKLEEVLAGNPFVEQVYPNHKERENVRVFQLYEGKGFYQSLTQGHKYTFDINGDLAKED